Genomic segment of Nyctibius grandis isolate bNycGra1 chromosome 25, bNycGra1.pri, whole genome shotgun sequence:
GGGGAGATCTCCTGACCTTCAGCCCTTCTTCCCAGGAGACCCAGAGGTCCCCACGGGTGAGGAAGCAGGCGACGGCGTGCCGAGCAAGGTGGTGGATCCAGCCCTCGGTGCGCAGCTGGGTCATGATGGCGTCGATGAAGGGGTAGCCTGTCCGGCCCTGGCGTGGGGTGCTGGCATTAAGGGagtggttttttggggggttcaAAGGACTCGGGGCTTATCCCTGAGGGAAATACCTCCCTCCAGGCGTGGAGGTGCTGGGGGTTGTCATCCCAGTCGACCTGCAGGCAGACGGGGTTGCCGACCATCCGGTCGAAATTGGGGATGCTGGTGCCGGCGGTGTAGAAAAACTCCCTCCAGAGGAGCTGCCCGTGCAAGGAGACGGGGGGCCGGGAGTGTTCCCGCTGCTGGCGAAGGCAGGATcagccccccaccccttctGCCAGGTCCCTCTGGCTCATCCTCTGTCCCCTCACCCCCAAAAAAGCCACCTCACCGCCTGGTAGACCTCGTCCAGCCGCCACCAGAAGGTGCGGACCGACAGGCAGCCGAATTTGAGGTAGGGGCTGAGGACGGTGGTGCTGGGGCTCAGCGAGTTGGGTTCCGTCTCAGGCTTCTTGAAGCCGCGCACCCAggcctggggggggacacactgGGGTCATGTTTGGGGATAGCGGGGAGGGGAAGCAGCCCTGAAATTAGGGTGATGGGCGCCGAGCACTGACCGTCCTCTTCATAAGAGCGTCGAGCCGGGCGAGTGCTGCCGTCTCCCCGCCGGGGTAGAGGTGAGGACCCACCTCTGCAGGGTCCTGGCCCAGCTCCTCCAAGGTGGGGACCCCGTAGTCGGTGTCGTGGCTGGCCTGGCATGGGGTGTGGCAGCCTGGGGAGCCGTGTACGGTGGAGATGTGACAGCCATCGCTCCGCTCCAGCGTGAACAGTGAGGGTGAACTGACCCAGCTTTGTGCTCTACCCGCCCAGGCCCACCCCATGCTCACTCTGGAGATGCTCCTGCGTGAGGGCTGGGGCCGGCTTCTCCGGGGGTCCGAGGGATGCCAGGAGGCTCTGCAGGTGCTTGTAGGTCAGGGGGGCTTTGCCGTCGTTCAGGGCGAGGActctggggtgggagagggagggacACACTCAGTACTGGGGCTGGATACCCCGTACTCTGAGGGACGGTGCTGAGCACCCACCTCTCGGTGTCGTAGAGGGTGTGAGACACCTCCTGAATCACCTCCACGCCGTGCCGGGCCGCTAGCTCAGCCACGGTGGCATCACGCCGGTGGGCAGAGGGTTCGGTGTCCACCTCGAAGGTCAACCGTGTCGTCTCCCAGGCGTGGAAGAGACGGGGGAACACCTCCTCTGGGCAGCCCCGCACCACGAACAGCCTGATGGGGAGCTGGGTGGGCACGAAGCCCCTCGAGATCCCCCCTCAAATCCCTCAGGGGTCCCACCAAATCCCTCAGGAGTCCCTCAGATCCCACCGGGACTCACCTGGAGCCCATTTCTTGCAAGCTCCCATCCAAATCCCGCAGGGCATCGAGGAGGAACCGCCAGGCATTGGTGCTTGCTCGGCTGCTGGAGGGGTCGAGGATGAAGAGGGGATGAAGGCGGTGGCAATTGGTGGCCGCCGCCAGCAGCGCTGGGTTGTCGTGCAGCCGGAGACCTTTCCGAAACCAGTGGATGGAGCTGTGCTGCATGGTGGGGGGATGAGACCTGGGAAAGGAGAGATTTTTTGGGGgtaaaaaatgctttgtttggTAAATTTAACTCATAAAATAAGCGGGAGGGGCAGAGGTGGACCCGTCTGTGTCTGCTTATAAAACCAGGGAGGAGAAACGGATCCGGGCTTGCTGGCGAGGGTTGGGCGCGGTGACGGTGGCGGATGTGGGAGGGAGGccccggggagggctggggatCACGGCCGACTTCCCGTGCCTGCGCTTCCGCACGCCCAGGCAGAGCCCGGACCTGCCGGCAACCCGGGGGGGGGTCTCAgtgggggggccgggggagcaGGCAGCGGAGGGACGGGGCAGCCCCTCCGCTCTGTCCCCTGGGGAAGCTGGTGGGTGCCCCTGTCCTCCCCTCTGCCCTATTGGGAACCGCTCCCGGATGGGGAAGCTGTAAGGATGGATCAGCCTCACCATTCACTTCGTAATCCCATTAGGCTCCAGAGCGAACAGCTGCATCCTACCTCTCCTTTCCCATCCAGGCGATCCCAGAAGATCTTCCTCCTCGCCGAACCCAGGGGCTGATGCATCCCTGCTTCTCCTCTCCGCGGGATCCTTGCCCTGCCACCGGGAATGAGGGTCTCTCCCGCCCATCGGCTCTCGGCCTCGCTCCCCGCAGGTGCGTGTCTCCGGTGAAAGCGCAGCTTTCAGCCCTGCTTGAGGTCGAAATGCTCCTTTCACTGCaaattttggggggggggcagaggcagAAAACCCTacaagggtgttttttttggctGCAAGCGACCACCCCAGAGCTGTGTGTCGCTGGAACAAACTCCACTGAGCTCCTGGGGCTGAGACCTGCTGCAGGGtcatttctgctcttctgatttctttttttccccccctctttttttttttttcctgctggcagGAGAGGTTTCACGCCGGCGATCGGCGGCTGAGCAGCGCGCTGCCCGCTATGGCTGGTGAGTCTGGGTTTGGTTGGTGCCAGGGGTGGGGGATAAACCCTCTGGCTCTGGcccctccatcctccctgcCGAAACATGAGGGTGCCCACGGGCTGCTCACCGTGGTGCATTTGCATCCAGGTTTTAGGGGCTGGggtggttttttggggggacCAGGGTGAGATCCCACCCGGCTCTGTCCATCTGGAGGTGTCCTGCTGAGCTGGCGATGCCTCATGAGCCCCTTGGGAAGCCTGGGGGGGTGCTGAGCCcatcccctcccccccccccaaacctcaCCGTGGTCCCTCTGACTCCACAGGCTGGTTTAGGCGGCTCCTGCACAAGCCCAAGCCCAGCTCGGTGGAGAGCAGCCTCAATGCCGGCCGCTCTACTtcatcctctccttcctcctcctcatcctctgcCGAGAGCTCCGGATCCTCTCCCAGCACGAGCTTGGTCAGGTCCGTCCGTCCGTCACCCATCTCGCTGTCTGACATCAACGCCTCAGGCAGCCCCCGGTGGGCCAAGAACTACGACGTTTGCATCTGTCACAGCGAGGTGGAcctggaggtggtggaggagctggTGTCCTACCTGGAAAGTCAACCCGAAAGCTTCCGTTGCTTCCTCCAGCCGCGGGACGCGACGCCGGGAAGCGCGGTGGTGACGGAACTGTGCGACGCCGTGCAAAACAGCCACTGCTGGGTCATGCTCATCACTCCAGGCTTCCTCCAGGACCCTTGGTGCAAGTATCAGATGCACCAAGCGTTGGCTGAAGCTCCCATGGCCAACGGCCGCACCATCCCGGTGTTGAAGGACGTGGATCGGAAGGATTATCCCAAGGAACTGCGAAACCTCTATTACATCTACATGGCAGCGAAGGAGAACAGCTTCAGGCAGATCAGAGACACCATCATGCGCTGTGAGTAATGCCGTGGGATGCTGGTGGAACATCTAGAGACTGTGGGAAGGGACCGGAGTCTGTAAATTTACTTaaatagttgattttttttttagattagtTGGTTGCTAATGGGGCTCATCTGCTGCCTCCGCAGACCTCCAGGAGCTGTGCCGGAGCTCGGCGAGCAGGACGGAGTagtgctgggagcaggcagaggCGTTTTGGTGCTGCCACCGCGGGATCTGGATGCGGCCAAGTCCCGACGGACCTCGTGAGCTGAAGATGGGGAGGTCCACACACCCGTGGGGGGACAGTGGCGTGGAGCTTGCTGCATCCTGGTGATGCTGCCACCCAAAACCCCcttggtggggacagggacatccTCCAGCAGGTCCCCGCTGCTCATCACACAAACACTAAGCTCTGACCTTGGGTGGGTACAGGGGTCTTCAAAGCTTCTTTTGGTGGTGTCCTCCCAGGGTGAGGACCCATCCTGGGGGGCTCGGACCCCCCGTAAGCTGACACGGCGCTGGGCTGCGGGCAGGAACAGGAGGCGCAGGCGCTGGCAGTGTCTTTGCACGGGTTTGGGACTATGAAAATGCCgaaattttaaacttttgaggtttttgtttAATCCCCCGGCTGGTGGGTTTCTGTGGGGTCAGTGGGTCTGGCAGGAGCCCTGGGGGGTGAGTGACCCCTAAATGgtggtggggcggggggggggggggggctcaaCCCAGAGCTGTGGGTGGGctctgctggggtgggggcgAGGCAGCTTTTAGCCGGGGATGGGATCGATCCCGCAAAAACATCTTGGGGGCTAtggggtggggctgggggggggggctatgggggtgggagctgtggggtgggggctaTGGGGGGGGGGAGCtgtgggggggggctgtggggtacGAGGGCACGGAGCGCAGCGGCACCGCCACGCCGCCAGGTGGCGCGCTCCCCGCGCGGCGCCGCTCCTCGCCCCTCTCTTGGCGGCGCCGCGCAGGCGCAGTGCGGGGGAGAGCGCGCGCGATGGCGGAGGGCCCGCTGCcgaagaggaagagggaggaggaggaggaggaggatggcgAGGCCGCGCACCACGacggagccgccgccgccgccaccaccgCTCCCTTCCCGCTGGCCGAGCTCCGCCTGCGGCGTGTGCTGCGGGAGTCGGCGCGGGACAAGGCGGTGTTCCTGCACGGAGAGGTACCGGGggagagcggggaggggggagccaGGCCTACTCAGGCCCGCCGCCATTCCCCCGCTGAGGGCAAGCTCCGGGCAGGCCACACCCCGGTGCCAGCAGGCCACGCCTCCACCGGCACCACATGGCGTGGCCGGggtcccccccgtgtcccccccgtcccctcccaTCCGCAGGGCTCCAGCCCTTCTGTATCCAACAGCCCCAGCCCGGTGCTGCCCAAACCCggagggcaggaggtggctgCTCTCGGCAGCAGCGGGCTGGAAAGCCTTAATTTCAAACCTCAGGTTGTATTTTGTTGTTAGAACGTGTTGGTTTTGGCGCAGCGAGTGGGTTTTTCGTGCTTGCTAAGTAAAGTGGTGTTGAATTGTAAGCAAGATGCTAACTGTGGGGCTGTAAATAGGATAGACGTGTCAATTTGTAATAATTAATTTAAGTTTTATGGCCAGAGAGCCTGGCTGTGGTGTGGGAACCACGCAGCTGCCTCAGCTCCAGGCTCCTGGAGAtgtgcacagaatcacagaccggtttgggttggaagggaccttaaagatcatccagttccaaccccctgccacgggcagggacaccttccaccagaccaggttgctcagagccccatccaacctggccttgaacactgccagggagggggcagccccagctgctctgggcaacctgggccagggtgtcgccaccttcacagtaaagaatttcgTCCTAAGAAcccatctcaatctcccctctttcagtttaaaactgttccccctcctCCTATCGCTCCATGCCCTTtgaaaaagtccctctccagctttcctgcaggccccttcaggtactggaaggcttcctggagccttctcttctccaggctgagcatGGCACCTCAGGCTTTGAGCAGGCAATGGGGATGAGGGCGGGGAAGTTTCAGGCTGCTGCTTCACTCTCAGGGCAATGGGTTGATGGTCGGTGGGTAACTGAACTGGGCACAGACCTGCCTGCTCCACCCTGAGAGCGTGGCTGTGTTGGGAGCCCCAGGTGAACCCCTTTGCGGTGTTCAGTGAGgcctcacctgggtcctgtaCAAACCTTCCTGACCCTCCGACTGCCTGGTCAGCGGCCCCATGTCAACTTGTGAGCATCTGAGATGAAATCAGTGATGTGGGTCAGTGGGAATGCAAGCTGTGGGCACTGGGAGCATCCGGGGAGGTGCGGATGGGCTGAGACATTGTCCACATCCTGTGGTTCCCCAAAAAAACCACCTGTGTTCCCTGATGGTGAGCAGGTTCCTACCGTGCTTCAGGGCAAGCATGCCTTTATTTTTGGATGGGTGCTGCCCAGTGGGTGGCTGGACTAGGAGGGGGTTCGTGCATGAGAATTGAGGGGCTGCAAAGTGTCTGCTTGGTCCCTGGGTGGAGGCGTTCAGGTCCTGGCCTCAAACTCTCCACCCAGTGCTGGATCTATGTTTGCTGACAGCTTTATCCATCCTTATTCCAGGTGACCAGCCCCTCTGGAGAGGGGACAGATGCCGTAATCATCCTGGAAAAGACTCCTTTCCAGGAGGAGAAGGTGTCGGACCTGCTGAAGAAGCACATGAAGCTGGAGCTGCAGATGCGCAATGACATTTACAGCACGTACCACCTCTATCCGCCGCCGGAGCTGAGCGGTGAGTGCTCTCAACCTCATGCAGGGGGGTCTCGGGAGGGTGGCTTGCTCTGTGGCTCGGCTGGGGACCAGCAGTCGTGGCTGGGATGCTGGTTGGCGTGCTCCTGCCGGCTACAGAGGGGAGGACACAGCGAGACAGGACCTGACCACGCCAACCCCATCATGATTTGGCTGAGAAGCAGACCTGGCCGGGGTGGGGAGATTGTTGCTGCTTTGAAGGCAACATGTTGCTCCTGAGGCTTTGGGTGCTGCCTTGTTTCACCCCCTTCTCCCACACTGCTGGACACTTAGCTCAGCTGATAAGTAGCTGGCTGTTAAATGGCCATCGCTTGATTACTTGCAATCATCTGCCTGTGCCTTGATTTAAAGGTGAAGAAGGGCTTGGGCACCTGAAAGTTTTCcttgtggtttgtttggtttctttttttcagcaatatCAGTTAATCTGGTAAGATACTGTCTTTCCCCATAAGGTTTATCTTGAAAACAGTCTC
This window contains:
- the LOC137673577 gene encoding cryptochrome-2-like, with amino-acid sequence MQHSSIHWFRKGLRLHDNPALLAAATNCHRLHPLFILDPSSSRASTNAWRFLLDALRDLDGSLQEMGSRLFVVRGCPEEVFPRLFHAWETTRLTFEVDTEPSAHRRDATVAELAARHGVEVIQEVSHTLYDTERVLALNDGKAPLTYKHLQSLLASLGPPEKPAPALTQEHLQSCHTPCQASHDTDYGVPTLEELGQDPAEVGPHLYPGGETAALARLDALMKRTAWVRGFKKPETEPNSLSPSTTVLSPYLKFGCLSVRTFWWRLDEVYQAREHSRPPVSLHGQLLWREFFYTAGTSIPNFDRMVGNPVCLQVDWDDNPQHLHAWREGRTGYPFIDAIMTQLRTEGWIHHLARHAVACFLTRGDLWVSWEEGLKVFEELLLDADWSLNAGNWLWLSGSAFFHRYFHVYSPVAFGKKTDRDGAYIRKYLPVLKDFPAKYIYEPWKAPQAVQEQAGCLVGTHYPRPIVEHRAARERNLGRMKAAQARKGNESPPKTYRAPPALCHYPGCLPLPPGTKQEPLAAPSGAKSQRKKATAEQH
- the TIRAP gene encoding toll/interleukin-1 receptor domain-containing adapter protein isoform X1; protein product: MAGWFRRLLHKPKPSSVESSLNAGRSTSSSPSSSSSSAESSGSSPSTSLVRSVRPSPISLSDINASGSPRWAKNYDVCICHSEVDLEVVEELVSYLESQPESFRCFLQPRDATPGSAVVTELCDAVQNSHCWVMLITPGFLQDPWCKYQMHQALAEAPMANGRTIPVLKDVDRKDYPKELRNLYYIYMAAKENSFRQIRDTIMRYLQELCRSSASRTE
- the TIRAP gene encoding toll/interleukin-1 receptor domain-containing adapter protein isoform X2; the protein is MAGWFRRLLHKPKPSSVESSLNAGRSTSSSPSSSSSSAESSGSSPSTSLVRSVRPSPISLSDINASGSPRWAKNYDVCICHSEVDLEVVEELVSYLESQPESFRCFLQPRDATPGSAVVTELCDAVQNSHCWVMLITPGFLQDPWCKYQMHQALAEAPMANGRTIPVLKDVDRKDYPKELRNLYYIYMAAKENSFRQIRDTIMRY